CCCGTGAGCTTCCCCAGGTGCTGGTCTGCGACATCGCACTGTCCGGGATGACGGGGATGGATGTCTGCGCCACGATCCGGAAGGCGGGGTCCCGCATCGGGGTCGTGTTGGTGACGGCCTACGACCCTAAAGAATACGTGGCGGACGCCGTTTCCGTCGGAGCGCAGGCCGTGCTGGGCAAAGACGAGGCCATGCACGGTTTGATGGAGGCCGTTCAGAAGGCGGCCGCCGGTAGGGGCGTGTGCGGATGCCCCGACGTGTCCGCCGCGGCGGGTCCAGGACGGAATGAAGGCGGTCCGAGGGTCGTTCCGCGTCTGTCGGAAAGAGAGAGGGCCGTCATGAGGTTCTTCGCAAAGGGCATGAAGGCGGACGACATCGCGGAACGTCTGGACCTGAGCCGCAACACCGTGATGACGTACAGCCACCGCGCGCTGCGCAAGCTGCATGCGGAGAATCGGGAGGAGGCGATGGAGAAATGCGGCCGGTACGATCTGTTCAAGTGAGGCAGACGACTCGCTCCCTCCGGTCCGAACCCACGTCCGCAGGGAGTCGCGGAGGGACGATCGATCCCGTGCGCGTCGGCCTGACGGCGCTGTACATGGTGTTGATGTTCGTGACCGTATACGCGGAGACGTCGATAGCGTGCGATGACCGTTTCCTGGTCTGGCACGCGGCGTTCATCGCATACGAGACGCTGGCACTGTGCGCCGCCGCGCTGTGGCCGGATTCCGGTTCCTGGATGGTGGTCGGCATTTGGACGGTCAGCACGCTGACGAGCATGCCCACGACGTTCCCGGTCTCCGCGCCCTTCGCCGTGGCGGTCCTCGGCGGATGCGGGCTCGGACGGGGCCTGCTCGCGGCGAGCGTGTGCGTGCTGTCCCGCATGCTCAGCTTCGCGCTGCGCATCGAACCCTGGCCGGGTATGCCCGGAGCGGCCGTTCTGTGTCTCGTGTTCTTCTTGGCGGCGTTCCTCGGGGCGCTGGCCAACGCGCAATACATACGGATGCGGGAACGGGAACGGGAACGGATGCGGGAACGCGACCAGGCGGTCATCGACAGACTGCATGACCGCGTCTGCAATTCGCTGTCCTTCCTGATTAACGCCTTGGAAGACCGGGCGGCGTCCGGGCTGTCAGGCGGGGACGGATTGCCCGACGACGAGATGCGGCGGATTCTGCAAGAAGCGCTGCGTGACTCGCGCGCGGCCATCACACTGGTCAGGACCCGGGAGGACGCTCCATCGGGCAGCCCCGGACACAGCGAATCGTTCACCTCACTTGCCGAGACGCATGCGAGACGACTGCGCATGGCAGGAATCAGAGGGGACGTCTTCGTCGACCCGTCCGTCGACCTGCTACTCGACGAGGAGACGATGCGAGACGCGGTCTCCTTCCTAACGGAGCTTTTCGGCAACATCGGCAAATACGCCGACCCGGACGCCGGCTATGTGATGAGCGTGGGCGTGCACGCGGACGGATTGCATATCGATGAAAGCAACCTCGTACGGACTGCGGGCCCGGACGATGACGGGCTGCTTTCCAACGGCGACGGGCTGCGCCGGTACCGGAGGATCATCGAGGCCCGCGGGGGACAACTGGCGGCGGGCGCGGACGACGGCATATGGTCCGTGCAGAGCCTATGGCCGCTACGACGGTCCACGTCATGAACGATACGGTGCCGGGACCCGCGACGACGGACAAGCGCCGACGCACGACCGGCGGACGGTGACGAGACCGGACGCCCCGAGTATCTTGGGGGCCGGCTCTTGCGTTACTTGCCGCCGTTCGTTGCCTGTCTCCCGATTCAGCCCACGGGTGCGGCGAGCTTGCGGCGCATGTATTCGCTGCGGCTGATGTGGTAGCGCCTGGCCGTTTCGGTCAGCTCGTCGAGCGTGGACTTGGGCACGCGGATGCTGACGCTGATCATCTCCTCGTCCGTCTGGTCAAGATGCAGCCCATAGTGGACGCGCCCGGTCAGCCCGTCGGGCTCGGTCTCCGACTCGGCCATCTTCTCGTCACGCTCCACCTGCTCCTCGGTCATGCCGAACTTCGCCAGCAGCGCCTTGTCGCGTTCGTTCAAATCGCTCATTGCCGCCTCCTCAAGTGGTCGATTTCGTTCATGAACTTCTTGGTCGGCGGCCAATGGGAGCCGGCAGACCAAGCTCCAAGGGCATCGTCATGAGAGCGGGGCGCGTCGGCCGCGTCGCCTGCCGACCAGTCCGGCTCCTACCATGGTGTTCCATGTCATGCACCACGATCCTTGTCGGCAAAAACGCAAGCTACGACGGCTCCACCATCATCGCCCGCGACGATGATTCCGGTTCCGGTCGTTACGATCCCAAACGATTCATCGCAGTCGCCCCCGCCGATCAGCCGCGCCACTACCGCAGCGTGCTGAGCCATGTCGAAATCGACCTGCCGGACGATCCTTGCCGGTACACCATCGCCCCCAACGTTCTGAACAATCGCGGCATTCTGGCCGAAGCCGGCGCCAACGAACACAACGTGGCGATGAGCGCGACCGAAACCATCGCCGTCAACGAGCGCGTGCTCGGCGCGGATCCGATGGTCGAGCTCAAGCCGGCCCACGGCGAGCCCGGCGACGTCGACCATCGCGACGAACGGCCGGGCGGCATCGGCGAGGAAGACATCATCACCCTCGTGCTGCCATACGTCGCCACCGCGCGCGAGGGCGTCATCCGCCTGGGCGAACTGCTCGAAACCTACGGCACGTACGAGTCGAACGGCGTGATCATCTCCGACGTGGACGAAATCTGGTACGTCGAGACCATCGGCGGGCATCATTGGATCGCCCGCCGGGTTCCCGACGACTGCTACGCCACGATCCCCAACCAGCTCGGCATCGACGATTTCGATCTCGCCGACGCGTTCGGCGAACGGCGCGAATATCTGTGCAGCGCCGATCTGCGCGAGTTCATGGCCGCGCATCATCTCGACCGCACCATGGACGCCGCGCCGGGCCATTTCAACCCGCGCAAGGCGTTCGGCACGGCGACGCCGAAGGATCACATCTACAACACGCCCCGCGCCTGGTACATGCAGCGCCACCTCAACCCCAGCGAGGATTGGGATTCGCCGGCCGCCCGCCACACGCCGGAGTCCGACGACATTCCCTGGTGCCGCGTGCCGGAAGCCAAGATAAGCCTCGAAGACGTCGATTTCCTGCTGTCCTCGCATTTCGAAGGCACGCCATATGATCCGTACGGCACGGCAGGCACGGCGGAAAGCCGTCATCGTTACCGTCCGATCGGCATCAACCGCACCGGGCATATGGTGGCGATTCAGGTGCGCCCGTATGCGCCGGCCGTCAACCGCACGGTGATGTGGGTGTCGTTCGGTTCCGGCCCGTTCACCGCCGCGGCGCCGTTCTACGCGAACGTCAACGATACGCCCGCCTACCTGCGCGACACCACGCCGGAAGTCTCGACCGGCAACCTGTACTGGGCGAACCGTCTGATCGCCGCGCTCGCCGACGCGCATTTCTACGAAACCAGCAATGCGATCGAAGGATTTGCGGAATCGGCCCGCGCGTACGGCCATCGTCTGGTGGAACGTACCGATGCCGAATTGCGTGAGATGACCGCGCAAACGAGCGCGTCTGAATCGCAAGAGAGTGCAGGAGCCGCGGAGATTACGGAAAACGCCAGTATTGCAACCATCGCCAGACTGCAGCAGTCCAACGAGGAAATGGCGGAATACTTGCGCACTCACGTTACGAAACTGCTCAACGACGTGCTCTACACGTCCAGCAACCTCATGCACAACAGTTTCGCCATGTCCGACCGCTGGAACTGAGCATAAAGCCCCGAAATCCGGCAAAACCCGTCCCAATGAGCCAGGTTTCCGCGCTCGGGGAGGTTCC
The window above is part of the Bifidobacterium longum subsp. infantis ATCC 15697 = JCM 1222 = DSM 20088 genome. Proteins encoded here:
- a CDS encoding response regulator → MPSSEHADGPAAVVVLDNDPFAARALAAVLSHDPRHFRVMWWCSSAPEAIQRCLHARELPQVLVCDIALSGMTGMDVCATIRKAGSRIGVVLVTAYDPKEYVADAVSVGAQAVLGKDEAMHGLMEAVQKAAAGRGVCGCPDVSAAAGPGRNEGGPRVVPRLSERERAVMRFFAKGMKADDIAERLDLSRNTVMTYSHRALRKLHAENREEAMEKCGRYDLFK
- a CDS encoding ribbon-helix-helix protein, CopG family, with translation MSDLNERDKALLAKFGMTEEQVERDEKMAESETEPDGLTGRVHYGLHLDQTDEEMISVSIRVPKSTLDELTETARRYHISRSEYMRRKLAAPVG
- a CDS encoding C69 family dipeptidase, with the translated sequence MSCTTILVGKNASYDGSTIIARDDDSGSGRYDPKRFIAVAPADQPRHYRSVLSHVEIDLPDDPCRYTIAPNVLNNRGILAEAGANEHNVAMSATETIAVNERVLGADPMVELKPAHGEPGDVDHRDERPGGIGEEDIITLVLPYVATAREGVIRLGELLETYGTYESNGVIISDVDEIWYVETIGGHHWIARRVPDDCYATIPNQLGIDDFDLADAFGERREYLCSADLREFMAAHHLDRTMDAAPGHFNPRKAFGTATPKDHIYNTPRAWYMQRHLNPSEDWDSPAARHTPESDDIPWCRVPEAKISLEDVDFLLSSHFEGTPYDPYGTAGTAESRHRYRPIGINRTGHMVAIQVRPYAPAVNRTVMWVSFGSGPFTAAAPFYANVNDTPAYLRDTTPEVSTGNLYWANRLIAALADAHFYETSNAIEGFAESARAYGHRLVERTDAELREMTAQTSASESQESAGAAEITENASIATIARLQQSNEEMAEYLRTHVTKLLNDVLYTSSNLMHNSFAMSDRWN